A window of the Cynocephalus volans isolate mCynVol1 chromosome 10, mCynVol1.pri, whole genome shotgun sequence genome harbors these coding sequences:
- the CDH3 gene encoding cadherin-3 — protein sequence MDCPGQELALLNTDNDEFTVRNSGTVQEKKASNISPSKRILRRRKREWVVPPISVPENGKGPFPQKLNQLKSNKDRGTKIFYSITGPGADSPPEGVFTIEKETGWLLLNKPLDREKIAKYELFGHAVSENGASVEEPMNISIIVTDQNDHKPKFTQDIFRGSVLEGVLPGTSVMQVTATDEDDAVNTYNGVVAYSIHSQEPKDPHDLMFTVHRSTGTISVISSGLDREKVPEYTLTIQATDMDGDGSTTTAVAMVEILDANDNAPEFDPLIYEAHVPENAVGQEIQRLTVTDLDAPNSPAWHATYHIVGGDDGDHFTITTHPESNQGVLTTRKGLDFEAKNQHTLYVEVTNEAPFVVKLPTSTATIVVHVEDVNEAPVFVPPSKAIEVQEGISVGESVCIYTAQDPDKENQEISYHILRDPAGWLAMDPTSGQITAAAVLDREDEWFVKNNIYKVVVLATDNGNPPTTGTGTLLLTLTDVNDHGPVPEPRQITICNHSPVPQVLNITDKDLSPHTSPFRAQLTHDSDIYWTAEVNEKGDTVALSLKKFLKQDTYDVHLSLSDHGNKEQLTVIKATVCDCHGHVETCPERWKGGFILPILGAVLALLLLLLVLLLLVRKKRKVKEPLLLPEDDTRDNVFYYGEEGGGEEDQDYDITQLHRGLEARPEVVLRNDVAPTFIPTPMYRPRPANPDEIGNFIIENLKAANTDPTAPPYDSLLVFDYEGSGSDAASLSSLTSSASDQDQDYDYLNEWGSRFKKLADMYGGGEDN from the exons ATGGACTGCCCTGGGCAAGAGTTGGCCCTGCTGAACACCGATAACGATGAATTCACTGTGCGGAACAGCGGAACTGTCCAG GAAAAGAAGGCATCGAATATCTCCCCATCCAAACGTATCTTACGAAGACGCAAGAGAGAATGGGTGGTCCCACCGATATCTGTCCCTGAGAATGGCAAGGGTCCTTTCCCCCAGAAGCTGAATCAG CTTAAATCTAATAAGGACAGAGGCACCAAGATTTTCTACAGCATCACAGGGCCCGGGGCAGACAGCCCCCCTGAGGGTGTCTTTACCATAGAGAAGGAGACAGGCTGGTTGTTGTTGAATAAGCCACTGGACCGGGAGAAGATTGCCAAGTATGAG CTTTTTGGCCATGCTGTGTCAGAGAATGGCGCCTCAGTAGAGGAGCCCATGAACATCTCCATCATCGTGACAGACCAGAATGACCACAAGCCCAAGTTCACCCAGGACATCTTCAGAGGGAGTGTATTGGAAGGGGTACTACCTG GCACTTCTGTGATGCAGGTGACAGCCACGGATGAGGACGATGCCGTCAACACCTACAATGGGGTGGTTGCTTACTCCATCCATAGCCAAGAACCAAAGGACCCACACGACCTCATGTTCACTGTCCACCGGAGCACAGGCACCATCAGCGTCATCTCTAGTGGCCTGGACCGGGAG aaAGTCCCTGAGTACACACTGACCATCCAAGCTACAGACATGGATGGGGACGGCTCTACCACCACAGCAGTGGCGATGGTGGAAATCCTCGACGCCAACGACAATGCTCCCGAGTTTGACCCCCTGATC TATGAGGCCCATGTGCCCGAGAATGCAGTGGGTCAGGAGATACAGAGGCTGACAGTCACTGATCTGGATGCCCCCAACTCACCAGCATGGCATGCCACCTACCACATCGTGGGAGGTGATGACGGGGATCATTTTACCATTACCACCCACCCCGAGAGCAACCAGGGCGTCCTGACAACCAGGAAG GGCTTGGATTTTGAGGCCAAAAACCAGCACACCCTGTATGTTGAAGTGACCAATGAAGCTCCCTTTGTAGTGAAGCTCCCAACCTCAACGGCCACCATAGTGGTCCATGTGGAGGATGTGAATGAGGCACCTGTGTTTGTCCCACCCTCCAAAGCTATTGAGGTCCAAGAAGGCATCTCCGTTGGGGAGTCTGTCTGTATCTACACTGCACAGGACCCTGACAAGGAGAATCAGGAGATCAG CTACCACATCCTGAGAGACCCAGCAGGATGGCTAGCGATGGACCCAACCAGTGGGCAGATCACTGCTGCCGCCGTCTTAGACCGTGAGGATGAGTGGTTTGTAAAGAACAACATCTACAAAGTTGTGGTCCTGGCCACGGACAATG GGAACCCTCCCACCACCGGCACAGGGACCCTCCTGCTAACACTTACTGATGTCAATGACCATGGCCCGGTCCCTGAGCCCCGTCAGATCACCATCTGCAACCATAGCCCTGTGCCCCAAGTGCTGAACATCACGGACAAGGACCTGTCCCCCCACACCTCCCCTTTCCGGGCCCAGCTCACACATGACTCGGACATCTACTGGACAGCAGAGGTCAATGAGAAAG GAGACACAGTGGCCTTGTCCCTGAAGAAGTTCCTGAAGCAAGACACATATGACGTGCACCTTTCTCTGTCTGATCACGGCAACAAGGAACAATTGACAGTGATCAAGGCCACCGTGTGTGACTGCCACGGCCATGTGGAAACCTGCCCTGAACGCTGGAAGGGGGGTTTCATCCTCCCCATCCTGGGGGCTGTCCTAGCTCTGCTGC TCCTTCTGCTGGTGCTCCTCTTGTTGGTGAGAAAGAAGCGGAAGGTTAAGGAGCCTCTTCTACTCCCAGAAGACGACACCCGTGATAATGTCTTCTACTATGGTGAAGAGGGTGGTGGCGAAGAAGACCAG GACTATGATATCACCCAACTCCACCGGGGTCTGGAGGCCAGGCCTGAGGTGGTTCTCCGTAATGACGTGGCGCCAACCTTCATCCCCACACCCATGTACCGTCCTCGGCCAGCCAACCCAGATGAAATCGGCAACTTCATCATCGAG AACCTGAAAGCCGCCAACACGGACCCCACAGCCCCGCCCTACGACTCTCTGCTCGTGTTTGACTACGAGGGCAGTGGCTCTGATGCTGCCTCCCTCAGCTCCCTCACCTCCTCCGCCTCTGACCAGGACCAAGATTATGACTATCTGAACGAGTGGGGCAGCCGCTTCAAGAAGCTGGCAGACATGTATGGGGGCGGTGAGGACAACTAG